One window of Meiothermus sp. Pnk-1 genomic DNA carries:
- a CDS encoding UxaA family hydrolase — translation MAKAATAMSLSGYRRANGAVGVRNHVVVLPVDDLSNAAALGVARLINGTVALPHPYGRLQFGEDLELTFRTLSGHGANPNVYGAVVIGIEPKWTERVAEDIARTGKPVEVFSIERHGDLNTINLAARAAYRLVQEASEVRREPIRPSELVTSIKCGESDPTLGLAGNPALGRVVDRLVDLGASVIFGETSELTGGEHLIAERCATPALRKKFQQIYDAYIRMIEDQGVDLLGSQPTEGNIRGGLSTIEEKALGNIQKTGSRPVSRVIGYAESVRPGEGLVFMNSSSAGAEHVTLCAAAGSVLHFFTTGQGNVVGHPLIPVIKISPNPVTCSTMSEHIDVPLPDLLVGEIGLDQAAERIFGVFERTVNGRLTAAELLRHEEFVLTKLYPSA, via the coding sequence ATGGCCAAAGCCGCTACCGCCATGTCGCTTAGCGGCTACCGCAGGGCCAACGGCGCGGTGGGGGTGCGCAACCACGTGGTGGTGCTGCCGGTGGACGACCTCTCCAACGCCGCCGCCCTGGGGGTGGCCCGGCTGATCAACGGAACCGTGGCCCTGCCGCACCCCTATGGGCGCTTACAGTTCGGCGAGGACCTCGAGCTCACCTTCCGCACCCTTTCGGGGCACGGGGCCAACCCCAACGTCTACGGCGCGGTGGTCATCGGCATCGAGCCCAAGTGGACCGAGCGGGTGGCCGAGGACATCGCCCGCACCGGCAAGCCGGTGGAGGTATTCTCCATCGAGCGCCACGGCGACCTCAACACCATCAACCTGGCGGCTCGAGCGGCCTACCGGCTGGTGCAGGAGGCCTCCGAGGTCCGGCGTGAACCCATCCGCCCCTCGGAGCTGGTGACCTCGATCAAGTGCGGGGAGAGCGACCCCACGCTGGGCCTGGCGGGCAATCCCGCGCTGGGCCGGGTGGTGGACCGGCTGGTGGACTTAGGGGCCAGCGTGATCTTCGGGGAGACCTCCGAGCTCACCGGCGGCGAGCACCTCATCGCCGAGCGCTGCGCCACCCCCGCCCTCAGGAAGAAGTTCCAGCAGATCTACGACGCCTACATCCGGATGATCGAGGACCAAGGCGTGGACCTCTTGGGCTCGCAGCCCACCGAGGGCAACATCCGCGGCGGGCTTTCCACCATCGAGGAGAAGGCGCTGGGCAACATCCAGAAGACCGGCTCCCGCCCGGTGAGCAGGGTCATCGGCTACGCCGAGTCGGTGAGGCCGGGAGAGGGCCTGGTGTTCATGAACTCCTCCTCGGCGGGGGCCGAGCACGTGACGCTGTGCGCGGCGGCGGGGAGCGTGCTGCACTTCTTCACCACGGGCCAGGGCAACGTGGTGGGCCACCCCCTGATCCCGGTGATCAAGATCTCGCCCAACCCCGTCACCTGCTCGACCATGAGCGAGCACATCGACGTGCCCCTACCCGACCTGCTGGTGGGCGAGATCGGCCTGGACCAGGCTGCCGAGCGCATCTTCGGGGTCTTCGAGCGCACCGTGAACGGCCGCCTGACCGCGGCCGAGCTGCTGCGCCACGAGGAGTTCGTCCTCACCAAGCTGTACCCGAGCGCATGA
- a CDS encoding hydroxyacid dehydrogenase, whose product MILVCEFITPSGLERLRQSGLEVQYDPDLWKERDALKARLAEATALIVRNQTQVDAELLSAGPKLRVVGRLGVGLDNINQADLAARGVKLYFARGINAVGVAEYVMAAMLHLARNLAGAAAHVAGGGWNRSAFGGFELSGKTLGLIGLGEVGLRVARRAGAFGMKVVAADPQRLPWESAVEELGITLTSLEEVLRQAQFLSLHAPLTPETRHLIRAETLALLPKGAYLINTARGELVHNEDLAAALRSGRLAGAVLDVVDEEPLPEHHVLRGVDNLWITPHVAGLTAEAQEQVGVRVAEGVLRALGVA is encoded by the coding sequence ATGATCCTCGTCTGCGAGTTCATTACTCCAAGCGGCCTCGAGCGCCTCAGGCAGAGCGGCCTCGAGGTCCAGTACGACCCCGACCTCTGGAAAGAGCGCGACGCGCTCAAGGCCCGGTTGGCCGAGGCAACGGCCCTCATCGTGCGCAACCAGACCCAGGTCGATGCCGAGTTGCTCTCGGCGGGGCCGAAGCTCCGGGTCGTGGGGCGGCTGGGGGTGGGGCTGGACAACATCAACCAGGCGGACTTGGCGGCCCGGGGAGTGAAGCTCTACTTCGCCCGCGGGATCAACGCGGTGGGGGTGGCCGAGTACGTGATGGCCGCCATGCTGCACCTGGCCCGGAACCTGGCCGGGGCGGCGGCGCATGTGGCCGGGGGCGGCTGGAACCGCAGCGCCTTCGGGGGCTTCGAGCTCTCGGGTAAGACGCTGGGCCTGATCGGGCTGGGCGAGGTGGGTTTGCGGGTGGCGCGGCGGGCTGGGGCCTTCGGCATGAAGGTCGTGGCCGCCGACCCCCAGCGCCTGCCCTGGGAGAGCGCGGTGGAGGAGCTGGGGATCACCCTCACCTCCCTCGAGGAGGTCTTGCGGCAGGCCCAGTTCCTCTCGCTGCATGCGCCGCTGACCCCCGAGACCCGCCACCTCATCCGCGCCGAGACCCTGGCCCTTTTGCCCAAGGGGGCTTACCTCATCAACACCGCCAGGGGTGAGCTGGTGCATAACGAAGACCTGGCCGCGGCGCTGCGCTCGGGGAGGCTGGCGGGGGCGGTGCTGGACGTGGTGGACGAGGAACCCCTCCCCGAGCACCACGTGCTGCGGGGGGTGGATAACCTGTGGATCACCCCCCACGTGGCCGGGCTCACCGCCGAGGCCCAAGAGCAGGTCGGGGTACGGGTCGCCGAGGGGGTACTGAGGGCGCTGGGGGTAGCATGA